The DNA sequence agatgCATATAAAAAAGTAAAGCAAAATTCGATCGCAAAaactcttttttaatttttttattaaaaaacaaTTAATCACCAAAAAAAGTCACGtcatttttatactattaatattttggtatttttatttagaatataGCACCTCAAGTTCAACAGGAGGCACTCCAATGTTGCTCACATGCTTAATAACCCCACATGCCAAATAAAAGTGTTCAAAGAAAGGTAACGTAATTTAGTTAGGGTAATATTAGAAAGACAAATAAAACTGTCAAgacttatcttatttaatatttattaattgtcataataattaatattaaataaagtaaattataattatttttggttaatttttttattatcaaatattttcgTTTGGTTATAGTAACTAGGGTATGGCAATATTAACACAACAAAAATCTTCTCGTcagataaaaatttattactCATGTTACCAATATTTTAAGATAAGAGAATAATGTCCAAAACTATTGAAGGAAATAATacgttttctaattttttttggcaataaatattaaataatataattggCCAATAAATTGTTGCATATACAAACCGAAATTTAAACTTCCAATACTTACTTAAATGAATGAGTGAATTGATTATTTGATCAATTCAAGATGGTTTAACCAATGAATTGTTTGCTGCATCTATAAGGCAAAATTCAAACTCTCAATACTTGGTTAAATGAATGAGTGAGCTCTCTACTCAACCAACCCAAATTAATTTAaacaatataaatatttatattagttTTCTCCTCTTTGTTCTTATGAGATTTTCTAGAGATGGATAAAAATGAGGTACAAAAAGTTTAATGGATTTGGAAATGGACTAGGGTCCAAAACGGACCTCCTAAGAAACGTAATTCACGGCTAACTATGGGCCATCAAATTAGGAGGTCTAAAGTCTAAATCCTATCCAAACACTCCCCTTTGAAAtcaaaatacaaattttttcatgaaaataaaattaattattatatagatatatactaaaatcagtcactattattagtattataaattaaaaataagttaaataatatatatatttatatacaaatatataatgacAGATTATAGTAgttaatatttttgaataaaatagaattattgCATGTTAAACTTTGAAAGTAAATCTCACAAgaagttaaatttaaaagaaaatgttaatGAATTTATCggaatttgttgttttttttttattatttagccattaattctatttttttagtctattaaattaataaaatattttatctcatacttttaaatattgataattaataactaatgactaaaaacaataaattttaatagtgTTCTAATATTTCTCGGATTTAAATTTCCTCTGTTACTGTGGGAGTTTCTCTAATCAATGATCTCATGAGTGTAGTTGATTGACTGCTGATCTCTAAAGTAGATCctaatccttttttttttttggtgactaaagTAGATCCTAATCTAGATCGATACCAAAATCACTTAAACaacatatattaaaaaagaaaataataataataataataataataataataataaggcaTGATAATGTCACAGCTGCTACTCATAATAAGTCACAACAGCAATGTGACCCTCCACGTGTTGACAGCACATATCTTATTGCATGTTACTTGAAATTATTTTGCAGTCTTTGCTAGCTATGCTTGGTACCTTACTAGCAAAGGCAAATCCATATCCATATAATAGACAGAGTGATCAACACAAAGGAGGAAGGCTTCGAtctatttctttcttctcttttaaaAATGGTGGCCCTTCAATCTTCATAACCAAGAAACCCTAAATGGATAGCTTCCTAAGCCTATATATGGGCCAACATGTATATATAGTTGAGATTCCTAACTTCAACCAATATGTATATACTTGGTTTGATTAATAGTAAAATCAACAGATATAGGTTGGTATAATGGTTAACTTATTAGTTTGTTTAAGTAAGtgtcatttaatttattaattaacaataaaattttaaatagaattttGGTCTGCGATGAATTAGTTATTAGCTTGCCAAacttaaaaatacaataattaaCAGATTAAATACATGGTAATAATTGTCTTTTAACGGCGGCAGGAATTCGTTGCTTAACATCCATCTATTATTTGCTTTGATTACGAAGGCAATCAATAAACCAAACAAACgaaaagtaaactaatggcatTCACTTACCCCCAACCGAATGAACGAACCGATACCATTTTGTTCTTTCACTGTTTCCTACCCCATTACTAGATGATTCATTCATTAATGTGTAATATGTAGAATTTCTAGAACCTAGACCAATTGGACCGATTTGATTGTCCATCTTttgtataaataaataattaagtacattaaaattatattatttaataacttTTTTCAAAGAAATTAATAGCGCCAATTAAGTGAAGTAAAGTAAGCAAGGTACTAATAAATAATGGAACTGCTTGAATCTGACAAAACTCTCTTGGATCCTGAAAAGCCTAATAATTATTGTGGTCTTTCTCTTATATATTCAACATTCCGAGCCCAAAACCTTAACCAACAGCTGTAATTTCTATCTAACtgtgaattcaaaaaaatagaTAATGAAATTAAGGTAGTAGATTTTATATAGTTGGGGGAGTAATTGATGTTATGTGAAGGAGGCACACGTGACGTAGGGTAGATTTGGTTGCATTAGCAAAACATACAAAATGAATGAAGGGGGACCGTACAGTGGACTCACATGCACACGTTCCATAAATCCACCACTGCACCACCACCATAATAATCATCGTCTCTGCCGTCAAAACTACTTTATAGCTGTAGTCCACTTTCACTCACTACTaccaaaatatttattttaacatTCACACACTTCTACTTCACTCAGTCACTCACTAGTCACTACTCGCTCGCTGCTTTTATGCTTCCATTGAGGGTTTGTTTGAAACTCTTAGAAATTCAATTACCTTTTTAAATAATcgactatatatatatttagttaaaagtaatttttaaaaaagaaactattttttaattGGTGTGATCAAAATAatgatataaaataattatttacgttatttaatattaatatttaaaatcaaattcctTAGTTGGTATAATTAAAAGAATggtataaaataatattatttttggtgataaattttttagtttaaaatcaTTAGTTTCGTTATTTTCAATTATAACTCAGACAAgaatacttaaaaaatatttgcaGAAAATCTTTATAGATTCCCAAACATACTCTCATTCggttttttgtaataataatgaCTGGGCCATGGCCCATGggcaattaaattttttaaaaatatatagaaaactaaattttaaataattagtaatagtataacaaaaaaagtaattaatattagttaacttttttatcataaaattgTTTTTTAATTCTCATTTTAGAAGATATGAGATTTAAAATTAGaatgtaaaatttaaaataaatttaactgatattatttgaaaaaagaaattCCTTAGTTTAATTCTTTTAAGAAACAGCCTGAAATTATCTATTTAGCCCTTGAATGGGCAatagtttttttaaatttgatgaCGGTTCAATAGAAAATGAGATCTGAGTGGCTCGGTTTTTAATCCTAAGGTCAAAACATTGGATTCGATAGTGAAAACATTGGTAGAAGCAGGGAAGCAGTAAAACCAGGAAAAGTATACTGGGTGGACGTCTCGATTACATAAAATCTCTACAGACTCATAAACAATGAGGGACCAACCTCATGTACCCTGGTTTATACAAGTCAAGACACATTCAGAAATATTAGAATTGAAAAATTacaattcttattattttaatttaaaaaatgagtaaatatttattttctttacttgttgACGGATTAAAAAAGAAGAGGGAAGGGAATAGTGGTGGTACTCGTATAAAGTAGCAGTAGAAGAGAAGTTTGACCGGGTCAAAACCAGAAATGGTTCCCTCCATCCAAACTCCAAAATCAAATCACGACTTTCGAAGAGTCCTTTGTTAGTTGCTTCtttaaggaaaaaaataaaggCGGGCGAGGATACAGTTGGAAGAGAGAGATAAATGGGCCCCGCACCAACTTGGCCTCAGGATAATATGGGGCCAAAATTGTACCCATCAAAATTCCAACCAAATACGTACACCTAATTCCATCTCTCATCTTTCTTGCAACTTTGCTTCAAAACATAATACCTAAATAGGCAAACCATCAACGTCTATCACCTTCTCAAGAACCATGTGTTACCCTTATTTCCCATCACTTTAATTCTTCGGACATAATTAACATAGAATATAgagaaataaaaactaattattttGCCTTGATTCCACCAAGGGAAATTAGGCAAAAGTTCCTCGGTGGATAACAGTAGAATTCAAGAATTACACAAGAGATATTATTACATAGTATAAATTATTACATATACTATATACTATAACAAGCAAAAGAGAGGGATTGTACAAAAGGTATGGGTAAAACCTTTCATCAATTCCTTGTTAGCTTGACTTGGAACACTTTTTCCAATTCCAAACACCATACCATACCTTGCCCCTTAGTATATTGTTGCCCATATGAAAATGAACCGCGTAACTTATTACAACTAATTAATAATACTAACAAGTACCAAAAAATATAGAATAACCTTCTTCCCTAAACTATTTCTTTAACTATTGCTTCAAACTAGAAAACAGAGATCCCAGAAGCTACAATCCGTTACCCTAAACCTGGATGTTTTATTGCAACTAACTACCCAAAACACATTCCTTGAATCCCATCATTCATgggccaaaaaaaaaaactaaacaaaacaccAAGTTTACTAGCACAAACCAGTGGCAAATTTTCACTATTCTTCATCTTCATGCCTTTTAAAACTAGAAAAGAACAATTTttgttttcaagtcaataagTCCACTCCTGCGGGAGGCGAACTTCGTAGCTGGCTGCCTCTTCCCGCCGTGCCCTTAATCTGTTCTGCATCAGAACAGCGTTTCTTCTTGCGACCAATGCatctaaaaaaagaaaagaaatatctGAATACGGAAACCCTTAAATAAAATGTTACAGACATGAGAAACAGGGACTAGGCTTACCATAATCAGTGGCAAAGGCGTTGGAGAAGCACGGCTGAAGTGATGGACCATTAAAACCCTCAATGTTTAAGTTCAAAGCATGAACTACCTTAGCCGGAACCACAACAGGTGCAGAACCTGATGGAATAAACCATTAAAATTAGATACAAGCGGACCAACCGTATACGAAATTAAACGAGCCAAGAGAGGGGTTTAGCGCTTTTACCAGTCTTCTTTCGAGGCTCAGCGGTGTTCCCATACTGGCGAGGCAAGAACACCCCTGTTCCACCAGAGCTGGCTCTTTTGGCGGCAGATCCAACCGGAACCGGAACCCGATGCCCGGATCCGACATACTGCAAGTTGTTCTGATTCTGGTGAGGTTGGGGCCATGCAGATTGGAGACGGTTACCACATTTTACACTCTCGTAACAAACTTCACGCGCTCTGTTCTGCTGTTGGAGGAGCCAGTATGCTTTATTACCAGCCCCCTGCCTTCCCCAGGTAGAACCACACTGTTGATTCAACACCTGCTCTTGAGAAACCTGAACACAATGGGAAAAGATTATTAGATTCAAGTTTTTCAGAAATGCCTTCTTCCCAAATTAAAGACGGTTTTGTTACCTGAGGAGCGTGGTTACAGAACGAGCGGCATACGGTGGTGTGGAGGTTCTTCGGTGCTGCTGCGGTGGCGCGTGCAGAGTTAAGAAACCCTCTGTTGCTCTGAGACACGTGGTCGTTCAGCTTCATCCTGGCCACTTGTCCTGCGGCTTGGTATATAACCTCCCAAGGGTCGTTTTGGTCGGCGAACGGCGTCGTCGAAGGGGAAGGAACACGGGAAGATCCGCTCGGTGTTCCTTCGCCGGAAACTAAACTACGGCCGGACCAGCTTCCGATTCCGCTAAGGGTAGACTGAGGCGAGCCTGCCATACCGCGAGTTTTGCATGCCTGTGATGAGAACCAAAACGAAAATAGAGCGTTAGCTTCAGAAGGAAGAAAGAGAAAGTGTGTTATTGTGGCTTTCAGAATATTCTGTACCTCAGGTTTCTCAGTGGCGAGTTGTTTGCGTGAGTCGTGAATCGTCGCCTGACTGAGGCGGCGAGTCAAGCCGGCGAAGAAGTCTTCTTCCTCGTCGCTGCTCTCCGTCTCGGTGGAGCCAGCAACGGACTCCACCGGAGAGGACACACCAAACTCATAGGGGAACTCGGAAGGAAAGGCGAAAACGGCGTCCGGGTCGGGTTTTGGGGAGCCCTTAGGTCCGTCGAGGAACTGCGGCGGCGGAAGCCAGAGAGGCGCGTCGTCAAGAAGCTTCGCCATGGTTGGTCGGAAAGTGGTAGAAGTTGAAAATAGGAATGAAGAGAGAAAGTAGGAAGTAGAAGAAGTAGGGTGGTGGATCATAGAATGTTGAAGACAATGTTGCTTTTATTAAGGTTTCAGGGTCTCCTTTCACACActtcaaattcttattttattatattaaaaaataaaaagaaaatgagggGGGAGAGAGAGGTGCGCAATTTGCAAACAACTGGAAGAAGGGCCCAGTGGTTGGAGACATTTGTCCTTGTTTTTGTATGCAACTCACCTGCCATTTGTCCACTCCACCCCTTAATAATCTCTTTcaaattaattcaaattaattaaacacCACCGTTTTCATTGGAACATGCATCGTTACCAACTTACCATACCccgctttctttttctttttagtttctctttttATATTCCACATGCCTTAATCTTAatcttctgttttttttttttttttttacttttatatacCTTAAAGGcttaaaatcaaattcaaatttcaaatttcttaCACTTCTACACTAAACAAAGGTTTACTATTCTATTACCATACGTCTCAATAATTGTTTTTCAAAgtcttctctctttttctttgccACTACTactctcttttctttttagtaggatttagctTATGGGTACTCATATATGTTAAGGTTGTTAATTATAAAAGTATTTATGAAAGACAACAAATAAAGAAATCTTTAATGTActtgttatatatttattgaaattttaatgTGCCCTAACCCCTACCTAAGGCACATTTGGTACATATTACAATCTAGAAGTAAGTTTTTCCTAAGGGTGTTTGCACTGcgattttgtttgattttgaaaaaataaaattaatttgatccaatatatataatttattacgattttaaattggtttggtttattttatttttataaataaaattttaaggttttattatttttaaaaataaaaataactttaaattgataagcccaataaataaataaatcttattttatattcacaaaataataaaatacttaataaataatactaataatacataatttaaattttaacagtattatttgaattagtttaaattttaacttcCCTAATTTGTACATATTTACATATATTCTCTTtgttataaattaatttaagaatggATAAAAAAAAATGGTATAATCCATCTTTACCGTGCTATTATGCAAAAATGTAGATCTATTATGTAATAGATAgcgttaaattttttttgttgtagaGTTAAagacaaaaatgaaaaaatgtgACATTATAGATACTGACAAGcatatatcaaaatatttttaacattttgtATATGTAAGTAATTTTTGTGTTTACTATTAtacttaataattaataattcaattagtaattataaattatttgaatttttagaaattattaattatatttgttacTAAACCGAGTATTAATTTAGTAATAGCAATTATTGACTAGTTCTCGTCATTGATTgttagttattatttttgttttcaggGTTTAAGAAATTTGCACACGAGACATTTACAACAAATAGACTCATATGAAGTTAGGGTGGAAGAACAACTAAAAGAGAGCGAGTTCTATCATATATCTCAGATTGGGAGGATCACGTCTCACGATCCAACTATAGATGCATTGGTTGAAAGGTGGCAATCTGAAACGCACACATTTCATCTTCCACATAGCGAGTGCACGATTACCTTGGAAGACGTCACCATGATTTTCGGACTCCGAACTCACGGCTTGCCAGTTACTGGATCAACTAACCACAGCACAAGTGGGTTAGAGCATGAGTGCATGACCCAATTTGGTAGTGCTCCTGGCCCGAACGACCATAAAGGAAGCGGAATCAAGCTAGCATGGTTCTGCACCCTAAAGCGGTGTCAACATTTGACTGACCCAGTAACTAGAGAAATTTATGTAAAATGTCACATAATGTGTCTATTTGGAACGACATTATTAAGTGACACGTCTGGAATCACTGTACATTGAAAGTATTTGCCGTTGCTTCATGAGTTTTCTCATATTTATAAGTTTAGTTGGGGTTCAGCGTGCCTTGCACACATGTATCAATCATTATGTCGAGCATCTAGGTATGATTGCAAGGACATGGATAGTCCTCTGTCGTTGCTCCTTGTATGTGTATGGATACGAATGCCGTTAATTGGACCGCTGCCGATTGATACTAACTTTTCACTCGCTCGGAGGTAAAATTTAGCTAAGATGTGGATTTAGTGATTTTTGCTGTAGTAATTGATATTACGAATAAGTTATGATTTAATTTGATGACATTGTGATTGATGGTTGAAATAATTTATGAATTGAGGGAACCCTTAAGGGTGGTTAAGTCCACTTTTAGGGGAGGTCATgtccgaaattttataaaaatacggGTTGTTGCAATATGGCAAGTGGAGTGATTATCAATCAGCTATCGAGTAGTATAAAAATTGTACAACTGTTGATGTTCTTTTGCAACTATTGCTTCAAATCATGTCGGCAAAGCTTCATAAGAAGCTTCCCAGCCACCAAATATTTTCTCAATTACTTTTTGCTTGGCCAACCATGCTTTGCGATAACTTATCGTATAGTTAAACTTCGACTACACTTCAGCCATTACAGATTTCACCTTTAGGGATGGGTCGGCTTCAACCAATAGTTTTATCGCTTCTGCAATTGTACCAGAGTCCAATTTGATATGATCTTAAGAGATGGTAAATCTGATGCACGGGTAACTATCATTATACCCCTTATCACCTAACAATACTGTCTTTTTATAAGATTAACTCTGATAAACTAATAACAATTTATTCCGTATTATATGCATTTAGTAGAGACTGTCGTCAATTTTGATTCATATATCTTATAATCAACGCCCCTCTAAATAGTATACTCTTTAACTGCTGCAATTACAATTATTTTAGAGTTAAATTCTATTTTGATGACGAATTTACCGTTTACAACAATAGCAAGAATTAcacgaataataataataataatttctaTAACCGCCGGTTGCATAACaagactaataataatatatataataattagcaatgataataataataatgtaacaatactaataataattccCATAATCCTAATAACAcataatacaataataataataataataataataataataataataataataataataataataatttttataactaCAGTTGCATAACaagactaataataataataataataaccacGGTGGCATAACAAGACTAATAATAATGTCTAtaataattagtaataaaaataataataacgtAATAATACAGCTTTTTTATTGAAATGTGCATGGTAAATTCTTTAATTTCCAAAATGCACATATGTGAAAATGTTTCTCAAAATAGACAGGGCCATTTTTAGGATGGCTACCACGAAATGAGAAACCATTTCAAGCGTGGCAGAAGTGAAAAAGACAGACCAACACACGAATTGAGGACACGGCAGTGATGATGCATCTCATCAATATCAATCTGAATAaactaaaatacaaaataatacaTTTTGTCGGTAAAAAAAGAAGTAAGGTAATTTATTATGATATTGTTCCATAAATATTGTACTCTTAGCTTACTCTTGATCTATATATTAATAAGAACTTTGTAATcacaaatgaaaaaaataagaatatgatacttttttaaattattcttatttcttttctaaaCCCCTGATTATACTGCTGTTTATACTGCTGTGTACGTTCCCGCAATTCAGCCTGCAATGACTGGTTTGTTGTTGATTGAAAAACATCCATTTTTACGAACACGGTTTATCCAAACTTGGGCTTCTCTCAATTGTTCATTTTTATACATTAGGGTCTCTTGAGCTACTCTATGCTGGAAATCACAGAGAAATATAAAGCAGCaacttttttaataaatttttatcatAGAAATAAAACACACAATGTAAACAGCCTACTTGTTTCTGCAACTCAATAAGTTGCCTGTCTTTTTCTTGAATATGTTCTTGAAAATTATGTATTTGTTTCATATGCTAAGCTCTTTTAGCTTTTGAATGATCACGCTCTCTTCTGCAAAGATTTTATCCATTGAAACATATTGAAAGTTGAGAATAATATGATTGGATAATAACCAATGTGTCATTTTTCCAACTAAAAACACGACAGCTCCCATACATATGAAAGAGTACAGGTATGTATCTTTTTATGATAGCAAAGTATATACGAGGCAAAGAAAATCTGAAAGTTGCTAGCTCTTTATTTTGCTCACGAAGAAGGTCTTGCTTTGCCATGcctaaaataaaatacaagcaagtatgtgaaaaataagtatcgatattataatttataaaccggaaaaagtaaaatataaaaaagtgaagaaagaagaatcaCAATAAACTGCTTCGTTGTCTAATTTAATGGTGTGCAGTTCTCTTTccttctctttcatttttctttccaATTCATGAATTGTACGTTTCCTTTCACAAAGTTGCTCATGCAGCCAGTTAAACATGTTTTATAGCAGAATATCAACTAGTGCATTATGAGAAGAAAAACATGTaagctaataaaaaaataaatgttgattaaaataaaaagaatgatACTTTTAAATTCTGAGGAAAAATAGAATCTATGTTAAATTATTGGCAATGTAAAACATGATTACAATTTGCATTGTAAAAAAGTTcttaaataatacataaaaattgaaaacatgATTACAGCAAAGTATTCAACTGCTttacccattttgtgtgt is a window from the Arachis stenosperma cultivar V10309 chromosome 3, arast.V10309.gnm1.PFL2, whole genome shotgun sequence genome containing:
- the LOC130967478 gene encoding uncharacterized protein LOC130967478 translates to MAKLLDDAPLWLPPPQFLDGPKGSPKPDPDAVFAFPSEFPYEFGVSSPVESVAGSTETESSDEEEDFFAGLTRRLSQATIHDSRKQLATEKPEACKTRGMAGSPQSTLSGIGSWSGRSLVSGEGTPSGSSRVPSPSTTPFADQNDPWEVIYQAAGQVARMKLNDHVSQSNRGFLNSARATAAAPKNLHTTVCRSFCNHAPQVSQEQVLNQQCGSTWGRQGAGNKAYWLLQQQNRAREVCYESVKCGNRLQSAWPQPHQNQNNLQYVGSGHRVPVPVGSAAKRASSGGTGVFLPRQYGNTAEPRKKTGSAPVVVPAKVVHALNLNIEGFNGPSLQPCFSNAFATDYDALVARRNAVLMQNRLRARREEAASYEVRLPQEWTY